The following are encoded together in the Sandaracinaceae bacterium genome:
- a CDS encoding four helix bundle protein, which yields MLRITEEAIVWLRSMKPIWEQVAKHDKNLARQMRDSAASVVGNLAEGERRGGGHERERFGTAYGSAGETRVWLLSAAALGYVSDEAVERPADWADKARATLWKLMHPG from the coding sequence ATGCTCCGGATCACCGAAGAAGCGATCGTTTGGCTGCGCTCGATGAAGCCGATCTGGGAACAGGTCGCGAAGCACGACAAGAACCTGGCTCGGCAGATGCGCGACAGCGCGGCGAGCGTGGTGGGGAACCTGGCCGAGGGCGAGAGGCGGGGCGGAGGGCACGAGCGCGAGCGGTTCGGCACGGCCTACGGCTCGGCGGGCGAGACCCGCGTGTGGCTGCTCTCGGCGGCGGCGCTCGGATACGTCAGCGACGAGGCCGTCGAAAGGCCTGCGGACTGGGCGGACAAGGCGCGTGCCACGCTGTGGAAGTTGATGCATCCCGGCTGA